A region of Tigriopus californicus strain San Diego chromosome 7, Tcal_SD_v2.1, whole genome shotgun sequence DNA encodes the following proteins:
- the LOC131883649 gene encoding uncharacterized protein LOC131883649, whose translation MTTKPARGVHFKIILVCLAFGLPLGHEVIAKEYDKHHMQNSNSTKKVETKMEHSASNKTHVHRQETEKKGIVDTKKEGWTADELECPNSGVLHRQCTFKCHKISERDNSRICSTITDVKRCSCSGMKMELKDKIVYDLETGIVLTQTSGFDSISGLCKSCVETCKKVPESNKKKLKSGWKKISFHCTNESEALNQTSVTDMSTLIFTSTTVTTPEAQTDYSEEETEEISEEYSDEMRVNSGETTNSTVSMKKIVDYDTLEESSEEIDETEEASSEESVSEQYSASPEAVKAREEYLEVAYSEDTLEDYNNPSYKDKALFSERVIARPNAAEEYYDPYLYNIYDDVGDLVRDRRSTDDSLQELTYYNDEQDLGQMLVEDSPPTLAVEYQENIERLGSDESLPEQDRVVHRPKPKNTHHHPKHQKATLAPSNDYENYIETPNTNQTTKTPHGTSDDKSTTTISDVTNSIEKHNGSSRALEVNQTNIGSALNQELGNSLENRLLVETQFHPPTIDRSKPCSPMGNETRFCTEDCAQDGKTCVMKVELNRCTCSGYHVVLTEIQKWDMIRNEDVFLSTPDGQHYGTGYVRECGSCVDYCRDWPGEIKEHQVNTAGLSCKEVAESFDNQKKDD comes from the exons atgacgacgaAACCGGCTCGAGGAGTTCATTTTAAGATCATCCTGGTCTGTTTGGCATTCGGATTACCTTTGGGACATGAAGTTATTGCCAAAGAATATGACAAGCACCAtatgcaaaattcaaactcaacgAAAAAGGTCGAAACGAAGATGGAACATTCCGCCTCGAATAAGACACATGTCCATCGTCAAGAGACCGAGAAAAAGGGCATCGTCGACACGAAAAA AGAAGGGTGGACAGCCGATGAGTTGGAGTGCCCAAATAGCGGCGTACTTCACCGTCAATGCACCTTCAAATGCCATAAAATCTCCGAAAGGGACAATTCAAGGATTTGCTCAACAATCACCGATGTTAAGCGATGTTCGTGTAGTGGCATGAAGATGGAGCTCAAGGACAAAATCGTTTACGACTTGGAAACTGGAATTGTTCTTACCCAAACTAGTggatttgattccatttctgGG CTTTGCAAATCTTGTGTCGAGACTTGTAAAAAGGTCCCAGAGTCCAATAAAAAGAAGCTCAAATCCGGTTGGAAGAAAATAAGCTTCCATTGCACCAACGAATCTGAAGCTTTGAATCAAACCTCCGTTACGGATATGAGTACTTTGATATTCACCTCAACTACCGTGACCACTCCGGAAGCACAAACCGATTACAGTGAGGAGGAAACGGAAGAAATCTCGGAGGAATACTCAG ATGAAATGAGGGTCAATTCTGGAGAAACAACGAATTCAACGGTCAgcatgaagaaaattgttgactACGATACTCTAGAAGAAAGTAGTGAAGAAATAGATGAGACTGAGGAGGCATCAAGTGAGGAGTCAGTTTCAGAGCAATATTCTGCCAGTCCAGAAGCTGTCAAGGCTCGAGAAGAATATTTGGAGGTGGCTTATTCCGAGGACACATTGGAAGATTACAATAATCCTTCCTACAAAGACAAAGCTTTGTTCTCTGAAAGAGTAATTGCTCGACCAAATGCTGCAGAAGAGTACTATGATCCTTATCTGTACAACATCTATGATGATGTGGGTGACCTTGTTCGAGATCGACGTTCCACCGACGATTCCCTCCAAGAATTAACGTACTACAACGATGAGCAAGATCTTGGACAGATGCTCGTGGAGGATTCTCCACCTACACTAGCTGTTGAGTACCAAGAAAACATTGAGAGATTGGGAAGCGACGAAAGCCTCCCCGAACAAGACAGAGTGGTCCACAGACCAAAGCCTAAAAACACACATCACCATCCCAAGCACCAAAAAGCCACATTGGCACCATCGAATGACTACGAAAATTATATTGAAACTCCAAATACAAATCAAACGACAAAGACTCCACATGGAACCTCAGATGACAAGTCCACTACGACAATATCTGATGTAACGAACTCAATAGAAAAACATAATGGATCTTCAAGAGCGCTGGAAGTAAATCAAACTAACATTGGATCAGCTTTAAATCAAGAGTTGGGAAATTCTTTGGAAAACAGACTGCTAGTCGA GACCCAATTTCACCCTCCCACGATTGATCGGTCCAAGCCTTGTTCTCCCATGGGCAATGAGACCCGGTTCTGCACTGAAGATTGCGCTCAAGATGGGAAGACTTGCGTCATGAAAGTGGAACTGAATCGATGCACTTGCTCGGGATACCACGTGGTTTTAACCGAGATCCAAAAATGGGACATGATCCGGAACGAAGACGTATTTCTCAGTACACCTGATGGACAACATTATGGGACAGGTTATGTGCGAGAATGTGGATCCTGTGTCGACTATTGTCGAGATTGGCCGGGAGAAATTAAGGAACATCAGGTCAACACCGCAGGGCTCTCGTGTAAAGAAGTGGCAGAGTCTTTTGATaatcaaaagaaagatgaCTAA
- the LOC131883651 gene encoding uncharacterized protein LOC131883651: MIYITKVGLGIAAVFLLFRLSPNQASSDHVISRCDKFGSTSVVCHDQCDFENNRCWQKTLIDKCACNGFVSKLAEIGIFHLNGARISAEGFGFINECQSCARRCSNIRDLEPTRKSQSTRRRYVMEERKTNECQNSGQPHSLNLIPPTSSRQFLSGTQDPLEAVEIEPAVEVIGECSNFGDMTQLCVEHCPSNGLTCSMSVNIDACTCSGRLIKVHEVAKYDMTTKKQIFGQTAFANARHSRVCGDCVEFCEFRPGETNRYLVNTNITTCYKSL, encoded by the exons ATGATTTACATCACCAAAGTCGGTCTTGGCATTGCAGcagtttttttactttttcgtcTTAGTCCGAATCAAGCATCAAG CGACCATGTGATCAGTCGTTGCGACAAATTTGGCTCCACATCTGTCGTCTGTCATGATCAATGCGACTTCGAGAACAATCGCTGTTGGCAAAAGACATTGATCGACAAATGTGCATGCAATGGGTTTGTGTCCAAGTTGGCTGAGATTGGCATCTTCCATCTGAATG GTGCTCGAATCTCCGCTGAAGGCTTTGGGTTCATCAACGAATGCCAGTCTTGTGCCAGACGATGTTCCAATATTCGAGATCTGGAGCCCACCAGGAAGAGCCAGTCCACTCGACGTCGATATGTGATGGAGGAGAGGAAAACAAACGAATGCCAAAACAGTGGCCAACCCcactcattgaatttgatccCACCTACCTCGTCAAGACAGTTCTTGTCTGGAACACAAGATCCATTGGAGGCTGTGGA AATCGAACCCGCTGTTGAGGTCATTGGCGAGTGCTCTAATTTTGGAGACATGACCCAATTATGCGTGGAACATTGTCCCTCGAATGGGTTGACCTGTAGCATGTCCGTTAACATTGATGCCTGTACTTGCTCTGGACGGCTTATCAAGGTTCATGAAGTGGCCAAATATGACATGACTAC GAAGAAGCagatttttggccaaactgCCTTCGCAAATGCGAGGCATTCCCGAGTTTGTGGCGATTGTGTGGAGTTCTGCGAGTTTCGTCCAGGGGAAACCAATAGATATCTGGTGAATACAAATATCACAACTTGTTACAAAAGCCTTTGA
- the LOC131883960 gene encoding oxalate:formate antiporter-like — MSDLIVGNMSGNISYLKIGSWTLPKRGLFVLFGSTLILVACSLDYSYGNLNTYVTSYLRKNNPQITYADWVFVSQSKTIFGAILSPFGGEVARRLGIRLSLIIGSIIYAGGYLLTYFSLDWGLWPVVFTIGAFHGIGYGLTYTPAISSILKWFPAHKGTFASIAVAGYGFGSVIWNPVETAFVNPGNEEAQYPNGTTSGDKYFTDEDLLGRVPYLFLLIGGSIALMQIISILAIRDPSDDEERELLGNMTILMEDLVEKEDKSLHSVKPKGAVKTWAFWIFYISFFSMNLLTLFISNYQKAFGLQFIDDDKFLSLASTLQNVMNGASRIFWGIIYDKFGYKFTMMFVTCISTAFAASFGNIVFLEKNSTGVKIFFAVWSCGVYATNPGAYACFPPQIMKCFGPKHNATLYGLIFTASIFCSIVLLTVAQTLFPIIGYTGMFAVTGLVGALSIVVTLTWREELDEEEEVEKKEVI, encoded by the exons ATGAGTGATTTAATAGTAGGAAATATGTCAGGTAACATATCATACCTGAAAATAGGATCATGGACCCTGCCCAAGAGAGGCCTATTTGTCTTATTTGGAAGCACCTTAATCTTAGTGGCATGCTCCTTAGATTATTCATACG GCAACCTTAATACATATGTAACATCGTACCTGCGGAAAAACAATCCACAGATCACTTATGCGGATTGGGTGTTTGTATCTCAGAGTAAAACCATTTTTGGGGCAATTCTCTCTCCATTTGGTGGCGAGGTCGCCCGAAGGTTGGGAATTCGACTTTCCCTTATCATTGGAAGTATCATTTATGC AGGAGGTTACCTTCTGACTTACTTCAGCTTGGACTGGGGCTTGTGGCCAGTGGTCTTCACGATAGGAGCGTTCCATGGGATTGGCTACGGTCTAACATACACTCCAGCTATCAGTTCCATACTAAAG TGGTTTCCTGCCCACAAAGGCACCTTCGCCAGTATAGCCGTGGCTGGTTACGGGTTCGGCTCGGTGATTTGGAACCCCGTGGAAACAGCCTTTGTCAATCCTGGCAACGAAGAGGCTCAGTACCCAAACGGGACCACCAGTGGGGATAAGTACTTCACGGACGAGGACCTGCTTGGAAGAGTTCCTTATTTGTTCTTGTTGATCGGAGGGAGCATTGCCTTAATGCAAATCATTAGCATCTTGGCCATCCGTGATCCATCGGATGATGAAGAAAGAGAACTCTTGGGTAACATGACTATCCTTATGGAGGATTTGGTTGAGAAAGAGGATAAAAGTCTGCATAGCGTCAAGCCCAAAGGAGCAGTGAAAACATGGGCCTTTTGGATCTTTTACATCTCGTTCTTCTCCATGAACTTGTTGACCTTATTCATTTCCAACTATCAAAAGGCTTTTGGCCTTCAATTCATCGACGATGACAAATTCTTATCCTTGGCTTCTACTCTTCAAAACGTGATGAATGGGGCCAGTCGGATATTTTGGGGCATCATTTATGACAAGTTTGGGTATAAA TTTACCATGATGTTTGTCACGTGCATCTCAACAGCATTTGCAGCTTCATTTGGCAACATTGTCTTCTTGGAAAAGAACTCGACTGGAGTCAAGATTTTCTTTGCTGTTTGGTCTTGTGGCGTGTACGCGACTAATCCAGGGGCTTATGCGTGTTTTCCACCGCAAATAATGAAGTGCTTCGGACCAAAACATAATGCCACACTCTATGGCCTCATTTTTACCGCTTCA ATATTTTGCAGCATCGTTCTGCTTACGGTCGCTCAGACTCTCTTCCCAATTATTGGTTATACCGGTATGTTTGCAGTAACTGGTCTCGTTGGAGCTTTAA GTATtgtggtgacacttacttGGAGAGAAGAGCttgacgaggaggaagaggttgaaaaaaaagaggtcaTATAA
- the LOC131883959 gene encoding uncharacterized protein LOC131883959, with amino-acid sequence MMMMGGMPYQFSYGVNDESELNIHSRTESSDGTDTIGEYRVLLPNGQTQIVQYTSNAETGFLVEIKYENDTDVVTNLAQVRPQLSAQNSQTRPNSYRNPNQNSNINKINNGGGFRPDLSGYGSADVSPPRNSFQPQSGYGAQSGNQEGSKYAPQQPALPSYVSQKANLRPDPFQRYQPQQPSQDINSYNRQASPNGGQGNGGNNPNYPPGASNQQPPRRGRPESALRPSQQPQRPTPFSYFSGQEPSRGSAQVQRRPPTSYGLPQANPIGQDKEPGNEPPTSYGTPQDNKAEGAREPPRSYGVPKANPVQNENENQAWNPFQGRPKPSSNIQKPETSYGLPQADPLSNGYSDATDELPTQQSYKRPQPNPQNVQAPPTTYGIPQAEPQGYSEQPPQNYGATARPASGSNNLKSANQDDARRQRPKFGQKQDPMAENAQAPPTEYGLPQADPIQPIFPALTSYGLPQADPVGGNPFGSDTEDSNQGIGGNEANVFGRGQKNLGERPKFGQNAQSPPTSYGLPQGPVRGSIAQNPSNYGISQTSATSEAPGRYERPQVSSKPSAEQPPTDYGVSQSEPQGSVQQPPTDYGVPQAAPQGSVQQPPTDYGVPQAAPQGSVQQPSTDYGVPQAPPQGSVQQPPTDYGVPKAPPQGSVQQPPTDYGISQGAVQGSVQQPPTDYGVPQAPPQGSVRQPQTDYGVSQSEPQGSPKQPPTDYGVPQAPPQGSVQQPQTEYGISQEVPQGNVQQPPTEYGVPQAPPKGSVQQPQTEYGISQGAPEGNLQEPPTDYGVPQADPQGIAQQPPTDYGLPQAAPEGTIAEPPTEYGLPQAPPKGAIQVPSTDYGLPQAPPLGAKNEGGFDFGDTEDYTLSSENEFANSGPVDNPYFSPKSAPVRNQSGPKDNRINQLINQESQNPFRPLSGKPASPQQQPQQLQPATYLQNQNVRNQIPGRQSRPQRPQQAPQALRQGPLGSIRPRQPRKPFKFATPSPRIIRGRNSAGFQIFAPFRRKRHFGFRNHP; translated from the exons atgatgatgatgggtgGAATGCCATATCAGTTCTCCTATGGTGTGAACGACGAGTCCGAATTGAACATTCATTCGAGAACGGAGAGCTCGGATGGGACGGATACCATCGGCGAATACCGAGTTCTTTTGCCCAATGGTCAAACCCAAATCGTCCA GTACACATCCAATGCTGAAACGGGATTTCTGGTGGAGATCAAGTACGAAAATGATACCGATGTGGTCACGAATTTAGCCCAAGTTCGTCCACAATTGTCTGCCCAGAATTCTCAAACCAGGCCCAACTCCTATCGgaatccaaatcaaaatagCAACATCAACAAGATTAACAATGGCGGCGGGTTTCGGCCTGATCTGAGTGGCTATGGATCAGCCGATGTTTCGCCCCCACGAAACTCTTTCCAACCCCAAAGTGGATATGGTGCTCAAAGTGGGAACCAAGAAGGATCAAAATATGCTCCACAACAACCAGCGTTGCCGAGTTATGTCTCTCAGAAGGCTAATCTTAGGCCTGACCCTTTTCAACGATACCAGCCGCAACAACCCAGCCAAGACATCAACAGCTATAACAGACAAGCGAGTCCCAACGGAGGTCAAGGCAATGGCGGTAATAATCCAAATTATCCCCCCGGAGCATCCAATCAACAGCCTCCAAGACGAGGTCGACCAGAGTCTGCCCTTCGACCTTCACAACAACCTCAAAGGCCTACACCATTCAGTTATTTCTCGGGCCAAGAACCAAGCCGAGGGTCTGCCCAAGTTCAGCGCCGACCTCCAACGAGTTATGGACTACCTCAAGCTAATCCCATTGGCCAAGACAAAGAACCAGGCAATGAACCGCCAACGAGTTATGGGACCCCACAAGACAATAAAGCTGAGGGGGCTAGGGAACCGCCAAGAAGTTATGGTGTTCCCAAAGCCAATCCTGTTCAAAATGAGAACGAAAACCAGGCTTGGAACCCATTTCAAGGGAGGCCAAAACCATCATCAAACATTCAAAAGCCAGAGACCAGTTATGGACTACCTCAAGCGGATCCGTTGAGTAATGGCTATAGCGATGCTACCGATGAGTTACCAACCCAACAGAGCTATAAACGACCTCAACCAAACCCTCAGAATGTTCAAGCTCCTCCGACAACCTATGGAATTCCGCAAGCGGAACCCCAAGGGTACTCCGAGCAACCTCCTCAAAATTACGGTGCAACGGCACGACCAGCTTCAGGTTCAAATAACTTGAAGAGTGCAAATCAAGACGATGCTCGACGACAACGACCTAAATTCGGACAAAAACAGGATCCGATGGCTGAAAATGCACAAGCTCCTCCAACTGAATATGGTTTACCTCAGGCTGATCCTATTCAGCCCATCTTTCCTGCTCTAACCAGTTATGGATTGCCACAAGCTGATCCAGTTGGTGGCAACCCTTTTGGAAGTGATACAGAAGACTCTAATCAAGGTATAGGAGGAAATGAGGCCAATGTGTTTGGCCGtgggcaaaaaaatcttggtgAAAGGCctaaatttggtcaaaatgctCAATCTCCTCCAACGAGCTATGGGTTACCCCAAGGCCCTGTCCGAGGCTCAATTGCTCAAAACCCTTCAAACTATGGAATATCTCAAACCTCAGCGACCAGTGAGGCTCCAGGACGTTATGAAAGACCCCAAGTCTCGTCTAAGCCTTCAGCCGAGCAGCCTCCAACTGATTATGGTGTTTCTCAATCAGAACCCCAAGGAAGTGTGCAACAACCCCCAACAGATTATGGTGTTCCACAAGCAGCTCCCCAAGGAAGTGTGCAACAACCCCCAACAGATTATGGTGTTCCACAAGCAGCTCCCCAAGGAAGTGTGCAACAACCCTCAACAGATTATGGTGTTCCACAAGCACCTCCCCAAGGAAGTGTGCAACAACCCCCAACAGATTATGGTGTTCCAAAAGCACCTCCCCAAGGAAGTGTACAACAACCCCCAACAGATTATGGCATCTCACAAGGAGCTGTCCAAGGAAGTGTGCAACAACCCCCAACAGATTATGGCGTGCCGCAAGCTCCTCCCCAAGGAAGTGTGCGACAACCCCAAACTGACTATGGTGTTTCTCAATCAGAACCCCAGGGAAGTCCTAAGCAACCCCCAACAGATTATGGTGTTCCGCAAGCACCTCCCCAAGGAAGTGTGCAACAACCCCAAACTGAGTATGGCATCTCACAAGAAGTTCCCCAAGGAAATGTGCAACAACCCCCAACTGAATATGGTGTTCCGCAAGCACCTCCCAAAGGAAGTGTGCAACAACCCCAAACTGAATATGGCATCTCACAAGGAGCTCCTGAAGGAAATTTGCAAGAACCTCCCACAGACTATGGCGTGCCTCAAGCAGACCCACAAGGCATTGCTCAGCAACCTCCAACGGACTACGGTCTTCCCCAAGCAGCCCCAGAAGGAACCATTGCGGAACCCCCAACCGAGTATGGTCTTCCTCAAGCGCCACCAAAAGGTGCTATTCAGGTTCCATCCACAGACTATGGGCTTCCCCAAGCTCCACCGTTAGGTGCTAAAAATGAGGGTGGATTTGACTTTGGCGACACTGAAGATTATACGCTTAGCTCTGAAAATGAGTTTGCCAATTCAGGACCAGTTGATAATCCCTATTTCAGCCCAAAATCGGCCCCAGTTCGAAATCAGTCAGGACCTAAAGACAACCGGATCAACCAATTGATCAACCAAGAATCCCAAAACCCTTTCAGACCACTCTCTGGCAAGCCGGCATCTCCTCAACAACAACCTCAGCAACTCCAACCGGCTACTTATTTGCAGAATCAAAATGTCCGCAATCAAATCCCTGGCCGCCAATCTAGACCTCAGCGGCCCCAACAGGCTCCCCAGGCTTTGAGACAAGGGCCTCTGGGTTCCATTCGCCCTCGACAACCCCGAAAGCCGTTTAAGTTTGCCACTCCATCACCGAGAATTATCCGTGGTCGTAACAGTGCGGGTTTCCAAATCTTTGCTCCATTCAGAAGGAAGCGTCACTTTGGATTTAGAAACCATCCGTAA
- the LOC131883650 gene encoding gamma-1-syntrophin-like, protein MPRWNKWEDGIPGTSGLEKDPNLRETKKRDSELAGSSFPSLLTSPIPLRIVNVSDGKCRPQPARLKVCPEYLVLQKEEFIFPDDDDTYPRDNKKRTLRLKRQLDGSLGISVKGGSDHNLPVLISKVCRNEDDDHPYIGDAIIKVNQMSLANVTHDEAINILRNAGPEVILTVKHYRSAAPFLLKGVRQLIPEQEQNMDLVDGNSNNATSAPASGLEPRDERTPSIPSASTTSQSQQHPHQKFLPPFNASSSSSSTAQCDSRIRGTSCGSTPVIDSPCSVGSDGSLSWNGIPRVKRKWVDVVEVPLMMAYITRYIFGTDKIRPNSFEVRGMNGSHTGVVHSPDLAVLSHWIKLISDYIIALTNVKAALLNRQLSSNEQISYMGWVAEGVLNSNQPWQNWTPRFFALKGIHVCVFDKPPIEAKDWNGSHVQGYKTYEAMFRIIKESENVDERQHCFLIQTTGGESRYFSMETRADLLRLESAWHRAVCFTIADLGSKTFHVVHKNLPAAFTIDWTDGFLLKSFASPNYHFIYAFSQLKSSSDDGNSTLKLEFVDPPGTRELVEQVLICPKLQDLLFYMHAFLTAKVASLDPVFLNRGRLS, encoded by the exons ATGCCCAGATGGAACAAATGGGAAGATGGAATCCCTGGAACCAGTGGCCTTGAAAAGGACCCCAATTTGCGAGAGACCAAAAAACGAGATTCAGAGTTGGCTGGATCCTCATTTCCCTCTCTACTAACAAGCC CAATACCATTACGGATAGTGAATGTGAGCGATGGAAAGTGCCGCCCTCAGCCCGCCAGATTGAAGGTCTGTCCCGAGTATTTGGTTCTGCAAAAGGAGGAATTCATCTTTCCAGATGATGACGATACCTACCCCAGGGATAACAAG AAAAGAACCTTGCGATTGAAGCGACAACTGGATGGAAGTCTCGGCATCAGCGTCAAGGGTGGATCGGATCACAATCTACCAGTTCTAATCTCGAAAGTTTGCCGAAACGAGGACGATGACCATCCTTACATAGGGGATGCCATTATCAAAG TGAATCAAATGTCTTTAGCCAATGTGACCCATGATGAGGCCATCAATATTCTTCGCAATGCCGGCCCCGAGGTCATTCTCACGGTCAAGCATTACCGATCGGCGGCTCCATTCCTTCTCAAAGGTGTTCGACAACTAATCCCGGAGCAGGAACAAAACATGG ATCTTGTGGATGGGAACAGCAATAATGCTACCTCTGCACCCGCATCCGGTCTGGAACCAAGGGACGAGAGGACACCGTCGATTCCGTCAGCCTCCACCACCTCACAGTCTCAACAGCACCCGCATCAGAAATTCTTGCCACCTTTCAATgcatcctcctcttcctcgtcaaCAGCTCAATGTGATTCCAGGATCCGTGGAACCTCTTGTGGAAGTACACCCGTGATTGACTCGCCGTGCTCGGTAGGTTCCGATGGATCCCTCAGTTGGAACGGTATACCGAGAGTCAAGCGAAAGTGGGTCGATGTGGTCGAGG TTCCTTTGATGATGGCTTACATCACTCGCTATATCTTCGGAACCGACAAAATTCGCCCCAATTCGTTTGAAGTCCGTGGGATGAATGGATCTCATACTGGGGTGGTTCACAGTCCAGATTTAGCTGTCCTCTCGCATTGGATCAAGCTAATCTCGGATTATATCATTGCACTAACCAATGTCAAG GCTGCTTTACTTAACCGTCAACTCTCCTCAAATGAACAGATCTCATACATGGGTTGGGTGGCTGAGGGTGTGTTGAATAGCAATCAACCCTGGCAAAACTGGACCCCTCGTTTCTTCGCATTAAAAGGGATCCATGTCTGCGTCTTCGATAAGCCACCG ATTGAGGCCAAGGACTGGAACGGATCCCACGTTCAAGGGTACAAAACGTATGAGGCCATGTTCCGCATCATCAAGGAGAGTGAGAATGTGGATGAGCGACAACATTGCTTTCTGATCCAAACCACGGGTGGTGAATCGAGATATTTCTCCATGGAAACCAGAGCGGATCTTCTCAGGCTGGAGAGTGCTTGGCATCGGGCCGTGTGCTTCACCATCGCAGATCTTGGG TCCAAGACGTTCCATGTGGTCCACAAGAATCTCCCTGCCGCCTTCACCATAGATTGGACTGACGGTTTCCTATTGAAATCCTTTGCCTCGCCCAATTACCATTTCATCTACGCCTTTTCACAACTCAAGAGCTCTTCAGACGATGGAAACTCCACTCTAAAACTGGAATTTGTGGATCCACCAGGAACAAGAGAACTCGTGGAACAG GTATTGATTTGTCCTAAGCTCCAGGATTTATTGTTCTACATGCACGCCTTCTTGACGGCCAAAGTGGCCTCATTGGATCCTGTGTTTCTCAACCGAGGTCGACTCTCGTGA